One Castanea sativa cultivar Marrone di Chiusa Pesio chromosome 4, ASM4071231v1 DNA window includes the following coding sequences:
- the LOC142633137 gene encoding protein REVEILLE 7-like, protein MDIQGQNDLTTSNADNYHPDGSVTKVRKPYTITKQREKWTEEEHQKFLEALKLYGRGWRQIEAHVGTKTAVQIRSHAQKFFSKVVRASSSSTESSIEPVEIPPPRPKRKPLHPYPRKLVDSLHEISVADQSERSPSPNSLVAEKDTESPTSVFSAVGSDALGSAVSEQHNVCPSPVSCTTDMHSISLATVEKENEHMMANSSVQEEKLQKFESASKETLSTDGDEAMGATISSIKLFGRIVLVTDSQKPCSPSAENIDSPTSKTILGNLDIDTEKLPETLPSNQLDTHLSLEIDNCDWRLLPCRAPVRCVEHQKENTNSAEANPYASLPWLALYQGLPYYHLPSYNQTSVQIPTYSCVEERTKERDILKEKSCSGSNSVSASEVKNEGKNLEAVDSQFQETKARIKPCKSMKGFAPYKRCLAERDANSSVIALEEREGQRARVCSY, encoded by the exons ATGGATATTCAg GGACAAAATGACCTAACAACGTCAAACGCTGATAACTACCATCCTGATGGCAGTGTGACTAAG GTAAGGAAACCTTacacaattacaaaacaaagagaaaaatggaCGGAAGAAGAGCATCAAAAGTTTCTTGAAGCCTTAAAGCTGTATGGTCGGGGTTGGCGTCAAATTGAAG CACATGTAGGCACCAAAACTGCTGTTCAGATTCGAAGTCATGCTCAAAAATTCTTCTCTAAG GTGGTCCGGGCATCCAGTAGTAGCACTGAGAGCTCCATTGAACCAGTTGAGATTCCTCCTCCACGGCCAAAGAGGAAACCCTTGCATCCTTACCCACGTAAATTGGTTGACTCTCTTCATGAAATATCAGTTGCAGATCAATCTGAGAGGTCTCCATCCCCAAATTCGTTGGTGGCTGAGAAAGATACTGAATCTCCCACTTCAGTTTTTTCTGCAGTTGGGTCAGATGCATTAGGGTCTGCAGTTTCAGAGCAGCACAATGTTTGTCCTTCGCCAGTGTCATGCACAACTGACATGCACTCAATCAGCTTAGCCACTGTTGAGAAAGAGAATGAACACATGATGGCGAATTCCTCTGTCCAAGAAGAGAAA TTACAGAAATTTGAATCAGCTTCCAAGGAAACTTTAAGTACTGACGGAGATGAAGCCATGGGAGCAACCATCTCGAGTATCAAGCTTTTTGGAAGGATAGTCTTGGTAACAGATTCCCAGAAACCATGTTCTCCAAGTGCAGAGAATATTGACTCACCAACATCTAAGACTATTCTAGGGAATCTTGACATTGATACTGAGAAGCTTCCTGAAACATTACCTTCAAACCAATTAGACACACATTTATCCCTTGAAATAGATAACTGTGATTGGAGATTATTGCCATGCCGAGCCCCAGTTCGATGCGTGGAACATCAGAAAGAGAACACCAACTCTGCAGAAGCCAACCCTTACGCTTCTCTGCCATGGTTGGCTCTGTACCAAGGCCTGCCATATTATCACCTTCCCTCATATAACCAAACTTCAGTTCAAATACCTACATATTCTTGTGTAGAAGAGAGAacgaaagagagagatattctAAAGGAAAAATCTTGTAGTGGGTCAAACTCTGTGTCAGCTAGTGAAGTCAAAAATGAAGGGAAGAATTTAGAAGCTGTTGATTCTCAGTTTCAAGAAACTAAAGCGAGGATTAAACCCTGCAAGTCTATGAAGGGGTTTGCGCCCTACAAAAGATGTCTAGCAGAGAGAGATGCTAACTCATCTGTGATTGCTTTGGAAGAGCGAGAAGGGCAAAGAGCTCGAGTTTGCTCATATTGA